The following proteins come from a genomic window of Lachnoclostridium phytofermentans ISDg:
- the kduI gene encoding 5-dehydro-4-deoxy-D-glucuronate isomerase, with product MELRTAASPKDVKHYTTDRLREEFLIDDLFKVNEIKLVYSHIDRIITGSAVPVNQELKLTAGDELRAEYFLQRREMGIINIGGKGTITIDGTVYELEYKDGMYIGMGAKDISFASVDATNPAKFYINSAPAHTSYPTVLIKPENCVNVELGSLEGSNHRVICKYILPGQVESCQLVMGMTQLKPGSVWNTMPCHTHDRRMEVYLYFDMQENDMVFHYMGEPTETRHIIMRNEQAVISPSWSIHSGCGTKAYTFIWGMVGENQDFDDMDACDLKDLR from the coding sequence ATGGAACTTAGAACAGCAGCATCTCCAAAGGATGTAAAACATTACACAACAGATCGTCTTCGCGAAGAATTTTTAATTGATGATTTATTTAAAGTAAATGAAATTAAACTTGTTTACAGTCACATTGACCGTATTATTACAGGTTCCGCTGTACCAGTTAATCAGGAGTTAAAATTAACCGCTGGTGATGAATTACGTGCAGAATATTTCCTTCAAAGAAGAGAGATGGGAATCATTAATATCGGTGGAAAAGGTACTATTACAATCGATGGTACCGTATATGAGTTAGAGTATAAAGATGGTATGTACATTGGTATGGGAGCAAAAGATATTTCTTTTGCAAGTGTGGATGCAACAAATCCTGCAAAATTCTATATCAACAGCGCACCAGCTCATACTTCTTATCCAACCGTATTAATTAAACCAGAAAATTGTGTTAATGTGGAACTTGGATCCTTAGAAGGCTCCAATCACCGTGTTATCTGTAAGTACATTCTTCCAGGTCAGGTAGAGAGTTGTCAGCTTGTAATGGGTATGACACAGTTAAAGCCGGGTAGTGTATGGAATACAATGCCTTGCCACACTCATGATCGTAGAATGGAAGTTTATTTATATTTTGATATGCAAGAAAATGATATGGTATTCCATTACATGGGTGAGCCAACAGAAACAAGACATATCATTATGAGAAACGAGCAAGCTGTTATTTCTCCAAGCTGGTCTATCCATTCTGGTTGTGGTACAAAAGCCTATACCTTTATCTGGGGTATGGTTGGTGAAAATCAAGATTTCGATGACATGGATGCTTGTGATTTGAAAGACTTAAGATAA
- a CDS encoding sugar kinase, whose amino-acid sequence MAKVVTMGEIMLRLSTPGFEKFIQADNFDVCYGGGEANVAVSLANYGHDASFVTKVPKNEIGDCAVAALNKMGVDTKNVAHGGDRLGIYFLETGAAMRASKVVYDRAHSAIAEAEISDFDFDKIFEGADWFHFTGITPAVSDKAAEVTEAALKAAKAKGITVSVDLNFRKKLWSSEKAQKVMTNLMQYVDVCIGNEEDAEKVLGFKPGNTDVTSGDLELAGYEDIFKQMVAKFNFKYVVSSLRESYSASDNGWSACIYNGETSEFYHSRKYRVTPIVDRVGGGDSFAAGVICGLVDGKDFKSALEFGVAASALKHTIPGDFNLVTRPEVDALVGGDGSGRVQR is encoded by the coding sequence ATGGCAAAAGTAGTAACAATGGGCGAAATTATGTTAAGATTATCCACTCCAGGATTTGAGAAATTTATTCAGGCAGACAATTTTGATGTTTGCTACGGTGGTGGAGAAGCTAACGTTGCAGTTTCTTTAGCAAATTACGGACATGATGCTTCTTTCGTAACTAAGGTTCCAAAGAACGAGATCGGTGATTGTGCAGTAGCAGCTTTAAATAAAATGGGTGTAGATACAAAGAACGTAGCACACGGTGGAGACAGACTTGGTATCTATTTCCTTGAGACAGGTGCCGCTATGAGAGCATCCAAGGTAGTTTATGATCGTGCACACTCTGCAATTGCAGAAGCTGAAATTTCTGATTTCGATTTTGATAAAATTTTCGAAGGCGCTGACTGGTTCCACTTTACAGGTATTACTCCAGCGGTATCCGATAAGGCAGCTGAGGTAACTGAGGCAGCTCTTAAGGCAGCAAAAGCTAAGGGAATCACAGTTTCCGTTGACTTGAACTTCCGTAAAAAGTTATGGTCCTCTGAGAAGGCTCAGAAGGTTATGACAAACTTAATGCAATATGTAGATGTATGTATCGGTAATGAAGAAGATGCTGAAAAGGTTCTTGGATTCAAACCAGGTAACACAGACGTTACTAGCGGTGACTTAGAGTTAGCTGGATACGAAGATATCTTCAAGCAGATGGTTGCTAAGTTTAACTTTAAGTATGTAGTATCTTCCTTAAGAGAAAGCTACTCTGCATCCGATAATGGTTGGTCTGCTTGTATTTACAATGGTGAGACAAGTGAGTTCTATCATTCAAGAAAATATAGAGTAACTCCAATTGTTGATCGTGTAGGTGGTGGTGACTCTTTCGCAGCTGGTGTAATCTGTGGTCTTGTTGATGGTAAAGACTTTAAGTCTGCTCTTGAATTTGGTGTTGCAGCTTCTGCATTAAAGCACACAATTCCTGGAGATTTCAACCTTGTAACTCGTCCAGAAGTTGACGCTTTAGTAGGCGGAGATGGTTCAGGTCGTGTTCAGAGATAA
- a CDS encoding UxaA family hydrolase — MQEFVKINSKDNVAVALNDLTKGMTIEVDGVAVTLVEDIPRGHKFTLANLNEGENVLKYGFPIGHLTKAAEMGSWVHTQNIKTNLGELLTYSYEPNVNQLKPHEKATFMGYRRDNGKVGIRNEVWIIPTVGCVNKIAEAMEKQFKEKLTGSVEDIIAFPHPYGCSQMGDDQENTRIILSDLINHPNAAAVLVLGLGCENTNIAELKKYIGEYDEDRIKFLQCQDVEDEMEVAEELIEQLISYAAKFEREPISADELVIGMKCGGSDGMSGITANPTVGVFSDLLISQGGTTVLTEVPEMFGAETLLMARCENEELFDKTVDMINDFKNYFKSHNQTIYENPSPGNKKGGISTLEDKSLGCTQKSGSAPVKDVLKYGEIVKTKGLNLLSAPGNDLVASTALAASGAHMVLFTTGRGTPFASPVPTMKISTNTPLAMKKNNWIDFNCGTLVEGKTLDILGEELFQYVLAVASGKKVKSEEAGFHDMAIFKSGVTL; from the coding sequence ATGCAAGAATTCGTAAAAATAAATAGCAAAGATAATGTAGCAGTTGCCCTTAATGACTTAACCAAGGGAATGACCATAGAAGTTGATGGAGTAGCTGTTACGTTAGTCGAAGACATTCCTCGCGGACATAAATTCACTTTAGCTAACTTAAACGAAGGTGAGAATGTTTTAAAATACGGTTTCCCAATAGGTCATTTAACAAAAGCAGCAGAAATGGGATCATGGGTTCATACTCAGAATATAAAGACTAATTTAGGTGAATTATTAACTTATAGCTATGAACCAAATGTTAACCAGTTAAAGCCTCATGAAAAAGCTACTTTTATGGGATACAGAAGAGATAACGGTAAAGTTGGTATTCGTAATGAAGTATGGATTATTCCAACCGTAGGCTGTGTAAATAAAATTGCAGAAGCGATGGAAAAACAGTTTAAAGAAAAACTTACTGGTAGTGTTGAAGATATTATTGCATTCCCACATCCATATGGTTGTTCACAGATGGGTGATGATCAGGAAAATACAAGAATCATCTTATCTGATTTAATCAACCATCCGAATGCAGCTGCAGTGTTAGTGCTTGGTCTTGGATGTGAGAATACTAATATCGCTGAACTAAAGAAGTACATTGGGGAATACGATGAAGACAGAATTAAATTCCTACAATGTCAAGATGTAGAGGACGAGATGGAAGTTGCAGAAGAGCTTATCGAACAGTTAATATCTTATGCAGCAAAGTTTGAACGTGAGCCAATCAGTGCAGATGAATTAGTGATTGGTATGAAGTGCGGTGGTTCCGATGGTATGTCTGGTATTACTGCAAATCCAACCGTAGGTGTTTTCTCTGATCTCTTAATATCTCAGGGTGGAACAACAGTATTAACCGAAGTTCCAGAGATGTTTGGTGCAGAAACCCTTCTAATGGCTCGTTGTGAGAACGAAGAATTGTTTGATAAAACAGTTGATATGATCAATGATTTTAAAAACTATTTCAAGAGTCATAATCAAACAATTTACGAAAATCCTAGTCCTGGTAACAAAAAAGGTGGTATCTCAACATTAGAAGATAAGTCCTTAGGATGTACTCAAAAGTCTGGTTCTGCTCCTGTTAAGGATGTCTTAAAATATGGTGAAATTGTTAAGACAAAGGGATTAAACTTATTAAGTGCTCCTGGTAATGACTTAGTTGCTTCTACTGCACTAGCAGCATCTGGTGCACATATGGTACTCTTTACAACTGGTAGAGGAACACCATTTGCTTCTCCAGTACCAACCATGAAGATATCTACCAATACACCATTAGCAATGAAGAAAAATAATTGGATTGACTTTAACTGCGGTACTTTAGTAGAAGGTAAAACACTTGACATCTTAGGAGAAGAGTTGTTCCAATACGTTCTTGCAGTTGCTTCTGGTAAGAAAGTGAAGTCCGAAGAAGCAGGATTTCATGATATGGCTATTTTCAAGTCAGGTGTAACACTTTAG
- a CDS encoding tagaturonate reductase, producing the protein MNILNKSISKAKDRPVKVLQFGEGNFLRGFVDYMIDVANEKEVFDGSVVVVKPIAFGNLDMFHEQECQYTLSLRGKEDGQTKVESRIVTCISDAVDAINEFEKYESFAKCDTLRFIVSNTTEAGIVYDETDDFNALPPKTYPGKLTKFMFDRFTYFNGDESKGLIIIPCELIENNGPELKKCVLQFAKLWNLSDEFVAWIENACIFCSTLVDRIVTGYPREEAETMCNEFGYKDNLICTGELFALWVIESDKDISKELPLDKAGLPVIFTNNQKPYRERKVRILNGAHTSFVLASFLAGNDFVKESMEDDTVRKFMMSTVFDEIIPTLSLPKAECEEFANAVIERFENPFIKHALLSISLNSVSKWKSRCMPSLKGYVEKFNTLPKHLCFSLAALMSFYTGSEMKDNALIGHRGEEEYTILDDAFALEFFAANSGKSSKEYANAYLSNEKFFGQDLTKIEGLVDAVASYVEDIRTNGMRKAMENL; encoded by the coding sequence ATGAACATTCTTAACAAATCAATTTCTAAAGCAAAAGATAGACCAGTTAAGGTTCTTCAGTTTGGAGAAGGTAATTTCCTTCGTGGGTTTGTGGATTACATGATCGATGTTGCAAATGAAAAGGAGGTTTTTGACGGTAGTGTAGTTGTTGTAAAACCAATCGCTTTTGGTAATCTTGACATGTTCCACGAGCAAGAGTGTCAGTACACACTATCCCTTCGTGGTAAGGAAGATGGACAGACTAAAGTTGAAAGTCGTATCGTTACATGTATTTCTGATGCAGTAGATGCAATTAATGAATTTGAGAAATATGAGTCATTTGCAAAGTGCGATACCTTACGTTTTATCGTTTCTAACACAACGGAAGCTGGTATTGTATATGATGAGACAGATGATTTTAACGCACTCCCTCCTAAGACATACCCAGGTAAACTTACTAAGTTTATGTTTGATCGTTTTACTTATTTTAATGGTGACGAGAGCAAGGGCCTTATCATCATTCCTTGTGAATTAATCGAAAATAATGGTCCTGAGTTAAAGAAGTGCGTACTTCAGTTTGCAAAGCTTTGGAATCTTTCTGATGAGTTTGTTGCATGGATTGAGAATGCTTGTATCTTCTGTTCTACACTTGTTGACCGTATTGTAACTGGTTACCCAAGAGAAGAAGCAGAAACTATGTGCAATGAGTTTGGTTACAAAGACAACTTAATCTGCACAGGTGAATTATTCGCTCTTTGGGTAATCGAGAGTGACAAAGATATTTCTAAGGAGTTACCACTTGATAAAGCTGGTCTTCCAGTTATATTTACTAATAATCAGAAACCATATAGAGAGAGAAAAGTTCGTATCTTAAATGGTGCTCATACTTCTTTCGTACTTGCATCCTTCCTTGCTGGAAATGATTTTGTAAAAGAGTCTATGGAAGATGATACAGTTCGTAAATTTATGATGAGTACAGTATTTGATGAAATTATTCCAACTCTTTCTTTACCAAAGGCTGAGTGTGAAGAATTCGCAAATGCAGTAATTGAACGTTTTGAAAATCCTTTCATTAAGCATGCATTATTATCAATTTCTTTAAATTCTGTATCTAAGTGGAAGTCACGTTGTATGCCAAGCTTAAAGGGATATGTTGAGAAGTTTAATACTCTTCCAAAGCACTTATGTTTCTCTCTAGCTGCATTAATGAGTTTCTATACAGGTTCTGAGATGAAAGATAATGCTTTAATCGGACATAGAGGAGAAGAAGAGTATACAATTTTAGATGATGCATTTGCTCTTGAATTCTTTGCTGCAAATAGCGGAAAATCTTCTAAGGAATATGCGAATGCTTACTTAAGCAATGAAAAATTCTTTGGACAAGACTTAACTAAGATCGAAGGTCTTGTAGATGCTGTTGCTTCCTATGTAGAGGATATTCGTACAAATGGTATGAGAAAGGCAATGGAAAATCTATAA
- a CDS encoding LacI family DNA-binding transcriptional regulator, which produces MNIYDVSQKAGVSIATVSRVINGNPNVSEKTKQKVLDVMKEIGYTPNVFARGLGLNTMKTIGIMCSDSSDTFLANAVYHLEQNLRKNGYDSFLCCTGYELHTKQKYLKLLLSKRVDAIVMVGSSFLEANKKDNAYIMEAADEVPIMLINGYLSHPRIYCTLCDDHQAVYDAVSKLITQGRKEILYLYNSKSYSGLQKLSGYKAALAAHELPLDENLMQMCPNNLADTKNLLNSLVKQGLNYDAVVTAEDLLAIGTIKFIKDSGRQIPQDVSIIGYNNSLLTTCCDPELTSIDNHVETLCISTISTLMRVLNGNDVPNKTTISNDLIVRKTTNF; this is translated from the coding sequence ATGAATATCTATGATGTTTCACAAAAAGCTGGCGTCTCCATTGCCACGGTTTCCCGTGTAATCAATGGAAACCCGAATGTAAGTGAGAAAACAAAGCAAAAAGTTCTTGATGTTATGAAAGAGATTGGTTATACTCCGAATGTTTTTGCCCGAGGCCTTGGTTTAAATACGATGAAGACAATTGGGATTATGTGTTCCGATTCCTCTGACACATTTCTCGCTAATGCAGTTTATCATTTAGAACAAAACCTACGGAAAAATGGTTACGATTCATTCCTATGCTGTACTGGTTACGAACTACATACAAAGCAGAAATATCTTAAACTCTTACTTTCTAAGCGTGTCGATGCTATTGTTATGGTAGGTTCTAGCTTTCTGGAAGCGAACAAAAAAGATAATGCTTATATTATGGAGGCAGCTGACGAAGTACCTATTATGTTAATTAACGGCTATCTTAGTCATCCAAGAATATATTGTACTTTGTGTGATGACCATCAAGCAGTGTATGATGCAGTTAGTAAGCTTATTACTCAGGGAAGAAAAGAGATTCTGTATTTGTATAATTCAAAATCATATAGCGGTTTACAAAAATTAAGTGGTTATAAAGCTGCTCTTGCTGCGCATGAGCTACCACTCGATGAAAATTTAATGCAGATGTGTCCTAATAATTTAGCAGACACGAAAAATTTATTAAATTCCTTGGTAAAACAAGGCTTAAATTACGATGCTGTTGTAACTGCTGAAGATTTACTTGCTATTGGGACAATTAAGTTTATAAAAGATTCTGGAAGACAGATACCACAGGATGTGAGCATTATCGGTTATAACAATTCCTTATTAACGACCTGCTGTGATCCTGAATTAACCTCCATTGATAATCACGTCGAAACTCTGTGTATCAGTACAATATCAACCTTAATGCGTGTATTAAATGGAAATGATGTACCAAATAAAACGACGATATCAAACGATTTGATCGTACGCAAAACAACGAATTTTTAA
- the uxaC gene encoding glucuronate isomerase: protein MKPFMDKDFLLSTETAKTLYHDYAAQVPIIDYHCHINPEEIAKDRSFDTITQVWLGGDHYKWRQMRSNGIDEKYITGDASDIEKFEKWAETLQKAIGNPLYHWSHLELQRYFDYYGTLSAKTSEEVFKLCNEKLSQPEMSVRGLIKESNVDTICTTDDPIDSLEWHKAIAKDSTFDVKVLPAWRPDKAMNLEKPDYLDYLAKLESVSGVKIASFAGLMEALKVRLEFFNSMGCKVSDHALSYVMYKPATEEEIEAIFAKRLAGGTISEMEELQFKTAFMVSVGREYNRLGWVMQLHYGTKRDNNVFRFNQLGADTGFDCINTEGSSAELANFLNALNSSDELPKTIIYSLNPTDNAAIGTVLGCFQDSTAVGKIQQGSAWWFNDNKTGMIDQMTSLANLGLLANFVGMLTDSRSFLSYTRHEYFRRILCELIGNWVENGEYPNDIEFLGQMVQDISYYNTKRYFGF from the coding sequence ATGAAACCATTTATGGACAAGGATTTCTTATTATCAACAGAAACTGCCAAAACTTTATATCATGATTATGCTGCGCAGGTGCCAATCATTGATTACCATTGTCACATTAATCCAGAAGAAATTGCGAAAGATCGCAGTTTTGATACAATTACACAGGTTTGGTTAGGTGGCGACCACTACAAATGGCGTCAAATGAGATCTAATGGAATCGATGAAAAATATATCACAGGTGATGCTAGTGATATCGAAAAATTTGAAAAATGGGCCGAGACTCTTCAAAAGGCAATTGGTAACCCACTTTATCACTGGAGTCACCTTGAATTACAAAGATACTTTGATTACTACGGTACATTAAGTGCAAAGACATCAGAAGAAGTATTTAAGCTTTGTAATGAAAAGTTAAGCCAGCCAGAGATGAGTGTACGTGGATTAATTAAAGAATCTAATGTAGATACCATCTGTACTACAGATGATCCTATTGATTCCCTTGAGTGGCATAAAGCAATTGCGAAAGATTCTACTTTTGATGTTAAGGTTTTACCAGCTTGGAGACCAGATAAGGCTATGAATTTAGAGAAGCCAGATTATCTTGATTACTTAGCGAAATTAGAATCCGTAAGCGGTGTAAAAATTGCAAGCTTTGCTGGTTTAATGGAGGCTCTTAAGGTACGTCTTGAGTTCTTTAACTCTATGGGATGTAAAGTTTCTGACCACGCTCTTAGCTATGTAATGTATAAGCCAGCAACAGAAGAAGAAATCGAAGCAATCTTTGCTAAGAGATTAGCTGGTGGTACTATCTCAGAAATGGAAGAATTACAATTTAAGACTGCATTCATGGTATCCGTAGGAAGAGAATATAACCGTCTTGGTTGGGTTATGCAGTTACATTATGGTACAAAACGTGATAATAACGTATTCCGTTTTAATCAGTTAGGTGCAGATACTGGTTTTGATTGTATTAACACAGAAGGTTCCTCTGCGGAATTAGCAAACTTCTTAAATGCATTAAATTCTTCTGATGAATTACCAAAGACAATCATTTACTCCTTAAATCCTACAGATAATGCAGCGATCGGTACCGTACTTGGTTGTTTCCAGGACTCTACTGCTGTAGGTAAGATTCAGCAGGGTTCTGCTTGGTGGTTTAATGATAATAAGACTGGTATGATTGATCAGATGACATCATTAGCTAACTTAGGTCTACTCGCAAACTTTGTAGGTATGTTAACTGACTCCAGAAGCTTCTTATCTTATACTCGTCATGAGTACTTTAGAAGAATTCTCTGTGAATTAATCGGAAACTGGGTTGAAAATGGTGAGTATCCTAACGATATCGAGTTCCTTGGCCAGATGGTTCAAGATATCTCCTACTATAATACAAAGAGATACTTTGGTTTCTAA
- a CDS encoding DUF5050 domain-containing protein: protein MKYKILISVLHIFIVLNLLSGCSVKYDNKPVHFLGINADAKDLTYGNLPINAKTIVTSCDFFCYSEETGDIYYTNFEDNGYLYKLSNGVKTILVEKKCTNINFYNNNLYFISPNVSLDELTGLEVGGPIYEFDLESKDLELFLDVNAILMRVINDIFIISKEYYKKPTVRRLIKIHQV, encoded by the coding sequence ATGAAATATAAAATACTGATCAGTGTTTTACATATCTTCATTGTTCTTAACCTACTAAGTGGATGCTCAGTAAAATACGATAATAAACCCGTTCACTTTTTAGGGATCAATGCAGATGCAAAAGACTTAACCTATGGTAATTTACCAATCAATGCAAAAACTATTGTAACAAGCTGCGATTTTTTCTGTTACAGTGAAGAAACCGGCGATATTTATTACACTAATTTTGAGGATAATGGATATTTATACAAACTTTCCAACGGCGTAAAAACCATACTGGTTGAAAAAAAATGTACAAATATCAACTTTTACAATAATAATTTATATTTTATTTCACCTAATGTTTCCTTGGATGAACTAACAGGTTTGGAGGTGGGCGGACCAATCTACGAATTTGACTTAGAATCAAAAGATTTAGAATTGTTTCTTGATGTTAATGCTATATTAATGCGTGTCATAAATGATATATTTATTATTTCGAAAGAGTATTACAAGAAACCAACAGTTCGGAGATTAATAAAAATACATCAAGTGTAA
- a CDS encoding carbohydrate ABC transporter permease translates to MILLCVPILTILSIAISLVLSYGIRLVKSTRTAFILPMLIPTASIVLIWRTVFTNTATPFPIYLLFIWKNIGICIILLTAAFTSIGSSIYEAARLDGTNTLKLHIKITIPMIAPTIFFTILLSIVNSFKVFKESYLFFSTNYPPNHSYTLQYYMNNNFLKLDYQSLATSAVLTSVLVFVIVVNFYNTNFNTVHIF, encoded by the coding sequence ATGATTCTTCTTTGCGTACCTATTTTAACAATACTGTCAATTGCCATATCGCTTGTGCTTTCCTATGGGATAAGACTTGTAAAATCTACAAGAACTGCGTTTATTCTACCAATGTTAATCCCAACAGCAAGTATTGTTTTGATCTGGCGAACAGTTTTTACAAATACTGCAACTCCGTTTCCGATATATCTACTTTTCATATGGAAAAACATAGGAATTTGCATTATACTTCTGACTGCTGCTTTTACTTCTATTGGCAGTTCTATTTATGAAGCAGCTAGACTTGACGGTACAAATACCCTCAAGCTTCACATAAAGATAACCATCCCCATGATTGCACCGACAATTTTTTTTACTATACTTTTATCCATTGTGAACAGCTTTAAGGTTTTCAAAGAAAGCTATCTGTTTTTTAGCACAAATTACCCTCCAAACCACAGTTACACGCTCCAATATTATATGAACAATAATTTCTTAAAGCTCGACTACCAAAGCCTAGCAACGAGTGCTGTACTTACTTCTGTTCTTGTCTTTGTAATTGTAGTCAATTTTTATAATACCAATTTTAATACTGTACACATTTTTTAA
- the pyrB gene encoding aspartate carbamoyltransferase, translating into MKHIISPLDLSLSELSDVLNLAEKIIVDPKQYSECCQGKKLATLFYEPSTRTRLSFEAAMLNLGGSVLGFSSADSSSAAKGESVADTIRVISSYADICAMRHPKEGAPLVASTYSSIPVINAGDGGHNHPTQTLTDLLTIKNLKGRLDNLTIGFCGDLKFGRTVHSLINAMVRYEGIKFVLISPEELKIPAYLREEVLDRGNIPYEEVKNLEAVMPELDILYMTRVQKERFFNEEDYIRLKDSFILDAKKMEGAKEDMLVLHPLPRVNEIATEIDNDPRAVYFKQAEFGVYARMALIMLLLNVVPQE; encoded by the coding sequence ATGAAACATATTATCAGTCCATTAGATTTATCGCTTTCGGAGTTATCGGATGTTCTTAATTTAGCTGAAAAAATCATCGTTGATCCGAAACAGTATTCCGAATGTTGCCAAGGGAAAAAACTTGCTACTCTCTTCTATGAACCAAGTACAAGAACAAGACTTAGCTTTGAGGCTGCGATGCTTAACCTTGGAGGTAGTGTCTTAGGATTTTCTTCCGCTGATTCCTCCTCCGCTGCGAAAGGCGAAAGTGTTGCTGATACAATTCGTGTTATTTCTAGTTATGCTGATATCTGTGCGATGCGTCATCCAAAAGAGGGTGCTCCGTTAGTCGCTTCTACTTATTCTTCTATTCCGGTAATCAATGCCGGTGACGGTGGTCATAATCATCCGACCCAAACACTCACTGATTTATTAACAATTAAAAATTTAAAAGGCCGCTTAGATAATTTAACCATCGGTTTTTGTGGTGACTTAAAATTCGGTCGTACTGTGCATTCCTTGATTAATGCAATGGTTCGTTATGAGGGGATAAAATTTGTGTTGATTTCACCAGAAGAATTAAAGATTCCTGCTTATTTGAGAGAAGAAGTTCTCGATCGTGGAAATATACCATATGAAGAAGTGAAAAATCTTGAAGCTGTGATGCCAGAACTTGATATTCTCTACATGACAAGAGTACAGAAAGAACGTTTCTTCAATGAAGAAGATTACATTCGTTTAAAAGACAGCTTTATCTTAGATGCAAAGAAAATGGAAGGTGCAAAAGAAGATATGCTAGTACTTCATCCACTACCACGTGTCAATGAAATTGCTACTGAGATCGATAACGATCCACGCGCAGTTTACTTTAAACAAGCTGAATTTGGAGTTTACGCTCGTATGGCATTAATTATGCTCTTACTTAATGTAGTACCGCAAGAATAG
- a CDS encoding aspartate carbamoyltransferase regulatory subunit, with translation MLNISGLNQGVVIDHIQAGCAMKIYEYLHLEKLDCSVAIIKNAKSNKMGKKDIIKIDGPLVVDLDMLGVLDPTLTVNIIEDGNITEKRHLHLPELVTGIIRCKNPRCITSIEQELPHRFKLTDPSKGVYRCIYCEQAFRNNES, from the coding sequence ATGTTAAACATTAGTGGACTGAATCAAGGAGTTGTAATCGATCATATTCAAGCTGGATGTGCTATGAAAATATATGAATATCTGCATCTTGAAAAATTGGATTGCAGTGTTGCTATCATAAAAAATGCAAAAAGTAATAAGATGGGTAAAAAAGATATTATTAAGATCGATGGGCCTCTAGTGGTTGATCTTGATATGTTGGGTGTTTTAGATCCAACTCTTACTGTAAACATTATTGAAGATGGTAATATTACAGAAAAACGCCATCTACATCTTCCGGAATTAGTAACCGGAATCATTCGTTGTAAAAACCCTAGATGCATCACCTCCATCGAACAAGAGCTTCCTCATCGTTTTAAATTAACAGATCCAAGCAAAGGTGTATATCGCTGCATTTATTGTGAGCAAGCATTTAGAAATAATGAATCTTAG